The DNA region AGGTCCTGGCGACGTCGGACCTGCCCGGCGGTGTGGTCAACATCCTGTCCGGGAGGACGGCCGAACTCGCGGCCCCGCTGGCCTCGCACCAGGACGTCAATGCCATCGACCTCACCGGCGCCGGCGCGGACTCCGGACTGGCGAAGGAGCTGGAGGCCGCGGCGGCCGACAACCTGAAGCGGGTCCTGCGTCCACAGGCTGTGGACGGCGCGGACGGTGCGAACGGCACGGCCGGCACCGACTGGTCCGCCGATCCCGGTACGCGCCGCCTGACGGCCTTCCTGGAGATCAAGACGGTCTGGCACCCGACGGGCGCCCTGGGCACCTCCGGCTCCTCGTACTGACGCACGGCGCGACATGCCGCAGGGCCGCCCCGGGAGGGGCGGCCCTGCGGCATGCGCGCGTACGTCAGCCGGTGATCAGGCCGGTCACCTCGCCCACCACGGGCAGGTCGCCGAGCGCCGACCCGCTGGTCAGCGGATCGGTGACCAGCGCCGTGGTCACGGGCTTGAAGTCGGCGATCTGGGCGCCCACCGCGTTGTCCAGGGGGTCCACGCCGGTGCCGGCCAGCGGGTCGATCTGGAGGTCGGTGACCGGGGACACGGCCCCGGCCAGCCCGTAACCGAGCGCGCTGGTCAGGGCGGGCGCCGCCGCGTCATGGACCGCCCCCAGCGTGCTGTCGGCGGTGTCCGAGCCGGTGGCGGGGGCGGCGGGCAGCGGCGCCGCCTGGGCAGCCGCACCTCCCGCGCCGAGCGCCGCGCCCAGCGCGGTGAGGGTCAGACCGGCGCGCAGCAGAGCGCGTCGCCGGGGCTTGGACAGTGCATGACGTGCCATGTTTTCCCACCTGATCGGGGCCGATGCGGTAATCGTCCGCGCACGCAGAGTAGTTGACGTGTGATGCTGGATACCAACAGGACCTCCCGGGGATCCCCTGCCCGGGTCAATGCCTCACACTTCTGTTCTGTGAGTTCCCAACCGATCCCCACTCGAGTCGTGCTGCTCGCCGGTCCCTCCGGCTCCGGCAAGTCGTCCCTCGCCGCCCGCACCGGTCTGCCGGTTCTGCGTCTGGACGACTTCTACAAAGAAGGCAACGATCCGACACTGCCTCTGGTCACCGGCAGCACGGACATCGACTGGGACTCGGCCCTGTCCTGGGACGCGGACGCGGCGGTCGGGGCGATCGCGGAGCTGTGCCGCACAGGGCGTACGGACGTACCGGTGTACGACATCGCCACCAGCTCGCGGACGGGCCGGGAGGCGCTCGACATGGAGCGCACCCCCCTGTTCATAGCCGAGGGCATCTTCGCGGCGGACATCGTGACGCGCTGCCAGGAACTGGGCCTGCTCGCGGACGCGCTCTGCCTGCGCGGGCGTCCGTCGACGACCTTCCGGCGCCGGCTGCTGCGGGACCTGCGCGAAGGCCGCAAATCCGTGCCGTTCCTGCTGCGGCGGGGATGGCGCCTGATGCGGGCCGAACGGCGCATCGTGGCCCGGCAGGCGGCGCTGGGCGCGTACCCGTGCGGTCGGCAGGAGGCCCTGGGCCGGCTGGCCGCGGCCGCGGCGGGCCGGTGCCGCAGGGCGCCGTCGGCGGCCGCCTGACGGCGGAGCGGGGCCCACCGGGCCCCACGGCCGGCAACGCTGCGGGGCCGGACAGGACCCCCCGGCCCGTCCGGCCCCGCTGCGTGCTCCCCCGTGCCGCCGCCTCCCCCGAAGCGGCAGCCCGTCCCCCGTGTCCCCCGTACGCCTCAGGCCACCAGCTCGCCGAAGGACTCCTCCTCGTCACGGCCGAAGCTGAGGACCTCGTCCTCGCGCAGCCGGCGGAGCGACCGCCAGATGCTCGACTTCACCGTGCCGACACTGATGCCGAGGATGGACGCGATCTCCGGGTCGGTGCGGCCCTCGTAGTACCGCAGGACCAGCATGGTGCGCTGGAGTTCCGGCAGCCGTGCGAGGGCCTGCCAGAGCACCGCACGCAGTTCCGTGCCGCGCATCGCGTCCGTGTCGCCGACCGTCTCCGGCAGCTCCTCGGTCGGGTATTCGTTCAGCTTGCGCCTGCGCCAGGCGCTGATGTGCAGATTGGTCATGGTGCGGCGGAGGTACCCACCGACCGCCGCCTTGTCGCTGATCCTGTCCCACGCCCGGTACGTCGAGAAGAGGGCGCTCTGCAGCAGGTCCTCCGCCTCGAACCGGTCGCCGGTCAGGTGGTAGGCCGTCGCGTACAGGGAGGCGCGGCGCTCCTGGACGTAGGCGGTGAACGCCGCTTCGGCGTCCTCCGTCCGCTCCAGGGGCTTCCGCTCCCCCGTGACCTCCCCGTACGCACCGGTCCCGCTTCCCCCGTTTTCCCCCGTGGGCGCGTCAACCATCGTGAGATACGAAGGATGTTGACGCCCGGCGCCGCGAACACACCCCCGGCGGTTCGCACCCCCGGACTTCTCCTGGCTCCGGCCGACGTCGTGGAGACGCGTGACAACTGCGCTCGTGGTGGTGCTGTGCAGTGCGTTCATCTCGCGCCCCCCGTCGGTGGAGTCCGTTCGTTCCCTGTGCCAATGAGCTTGCCGGGGCAGTTTCATGGCGCTGTCCTGCGACTGTCACAGGCCTGTCACAGGGGCCTGTCGGCCGGTCAAGTCGGGGGGATTGTCGAACTGCGGCACCACCATGAGTCAGAATGACCCCCGTGCCTTTCCTGTTGCTGATCGAGGACGATGACGCCATCCGCACGGCCCTCGAACTCTCGCTGTCACGCCAGGGCCACCGTGTGGCCGCCGCGGCGACGGGAGAGGACGGCCTGGAGCTGCTCCGGGAGCAGCGGCCCGACCTGGTCGTGCTGGACGTGATGCTGCCCGGGATCGACGGCTTCGAGGTCTGCCGGCGCATCCGGCGCACCGACCAGCTGCCGATCATCCTGCTGACCGCGCGCAGCGACGACATCGACGTCGTGGTGGGACTGGAGTCCGGCGCGGACGACTACGTGGTGAAACCCGTGCAGGGCCGGGTGCTCGACGCCCGTATCCGCGCGGTGCTGCGCCGCGGTGAGCGCGAGTCCACGGACTCGGCGACCTTCGGGAGCGTCGTCATCGACCGTTCGGCGATGACCGTCACGAAGAACGGGGAGGACCTGCAGCTCACGCCGACCGAGCTGCGTCTCCTGCTCGAGCTGAGCCGCAGGCCCGGCCAGGCCCTGTCCCGGCAGCAGTTGCTGCGTCTGGTGTGGGAACACGACTACCTCGGTGACTCGCGGCTCGTCGACGCCTGTGTGCAGCGGCTGCGGGCGAAGGTGGAGGACGTGCCGTCCTCGCCGACGCTGATCCGTACCGTGCGCGGTGTCGGCTACCGGCTGGATTCGCCTCAGTGAGCGGTTCCGCGAAGCGTTCCATACTCGCGGGTCTTCGCTGGACCAGCCTGCGGATGCGGCTCCTGGTCGTGTTCGCGCTGGTGGCACTGACTGCCGCGGTGTCCGCGTCGGGCATCGCGTACTGGCTCAACCGTGAGGCCGTCCTGACGCGTACGCAGGACACGGCGCTCGGCGACTTCCGCCGTCAGATGCAGACCCGGGCGGCATCGCTCCCGCTGGAGCCCACGGCCGACGACCTGCGGGGCGCCGCCGAGCAGATGGCGAGCAGCGGCCCCGGTTACCACGTGCTGCTGATCGGCACCCGCGACGCCAAGCCGGTCGTCGGCTCCTCCGACATCGACGCGTTCACCAAGCAGGACGTGCCGGTGTCCCTGCAGAAGCAGGTCGGCAAGAAGCAGCCGCTCACCTCCGGCAACACGGACGAGTACCACCTGTTCTGGCAGCGCACGACCATCGGCGGCACCCCCTACCTGGTGGCCGGTACGAGGATCATCGGTGGCGGGCCGGCCGGGTACATGCTGAAGTCGCTCGACCAGGAGCGCCAGGACCTCAATTCACTGGCCTGGTCCCTCGGCATCGCCACCGCGCTGGCCCTCGTCGGTTCGGCGCTCCTCGCGCAGGCGGCGGCGACGACGGTGCTGCGGCCCGTGCAACGGCTCGGTGACGCGGCCCGCAAGCTCGGCGAGGGCAAGCTCGACACCCGTCTCGTGGTCTCGGGCACGGACGAACTGGCCGACCTCTCACGCACGTTCAACAAGACGGCGAGCTCGCTGGAGAAGAAGGTCGCCGACATGAGTGCGCGGGAGGAGTCGAGCCGCAGGTTCGTCGCCGACATGTCGCACGAGCTGCGGACCCCGCTGACCGCGATCACGGCGGTCGCCGAGGTGCTGGAGGACGAGGCGGACAGCCTGGACCCGATGATCGCGCCCGCCGTGCACCTGGTGGTGAGCGAGACCCGGCGGCTGAACGACCTGGTCGAGAACCTCATGGAGGTCACCCGCTTCGACGCGGGTACGGCCAGGCTCGTCCTGGACACGGTCGACGTCGCCGACCAGGTGACGGCCTGCATCGACGCGCGCGCCTGGCTGGACGCGGTCGATCTGGACGCCGAGCGCGGCATGATGGTGCGGCTGGATCCGCGCCGGCTCGACGTGATCCTCGCCAACCTGATCGGCAACGCCCTCAAGCACGGCGGGTCCCCGGTGCGCGTGTCGGTACGCACCGACGACGACGAGCTGGTCATCGAGGTACGCGACCACGGCCCGGGCATCCCGGAGGAGGTCCTGCCGCACGTCTTCGACCGTTTCTACAAGGCGAGTGCCTCCCGGCCGCGCTCCGAGGGCAGCGGCCTGGGGTTGTCCATCGCGATGGAGAACGCGCACATCCACGGCGGTGACATCACGGCCTCCAACTCGCCGGACGGCGACGGGGCGGTGTTCGTGCTGCGCCTGCCGCGCGACGCGGAGCGGCTGACCGGTGCCCCGGGGGACGCGGACCCCGACCGGAGCGAGAAGGGCGACGTCGAGTGACGCACAGCGAGCGCGCGTACCGCACACCCCGCCGCGGAGGGCGGGCCGGCGCCGTCGGGCGTGCGATCGGCGCGCTGGCCGCCGTGGTGGCCTGCGCGGCGCTGAGTGCCGGGTGCGGGATCAGGAGCACGTCGGTGCCCGTGGACGCCGGGGCTGCGCCGTCACGGGTGCCCTGCCGGACGACGTCGGGGTCGGTGGACGCGCCGCCGCCCAGGACCGTCGCCGTGCGCGTCCACCTGGTCTGCGCCTCGCAGCTGGTGACGGTGGAGCGCACGGTCGAGGTCGACGAGTCCCGGTCGGATCCGCTCCCGGTCGCGCAGCTGCTGCTGAGCGAACTGCGGCAGGAGCCGTCGGCCGACGAGCGGCGTGCGGGCTTCTCCACGGCCGTGCCGGCCCAGCTGCGGGTCTCCGGGGCCCGTAAGGGGGATCCCAAGGGCACGCTGCGTCTCAGCGAGCAGCCCGAGGACCTGCCGGCCGAGGCGCTCGCGCAGGTGGTGTGCACGTACGCGGAGAGCGAGCCGCTGGGTCCGGGCGATTCCGTGCTGCTCGGCGGACCGGGGAACTACGCCCCGCGGAACTACCTCTGCACGGCGGAGACGAAGAGCCGTCCCGAGAACGTACCGACGGTGAGCGCGGCCGAGCTTCCCTGAACGGGCCCCGGCTGCTCGGGGGCCCTGGGGGCGGTGGGCCTTGGGGGCCGGGTGGGCCCTGGGCGGGCTGTCCCGGCGGGCCGGACGGGAGCGGCCGGCCGGGCCGTCCCGAGCCGGTCCCCTGCGTGCCGCTCGTCACAGAGGCTTCCGCGACCGTGCGGAACCGATCCTGCCGGTCGTGGCGTCTTGGTGCATGTGCGTCAGAGTCCGGACGGCCGTGCCGTCATCCACTTCCGTGCGACGGGGGCCCTCCTCCTCCTCGCGCATCTGCTGTTCGTCGGCTGGCTGACACTGCGCCCGCTCGATGTGCCCTGGATGACGGCCGCGAACCTGCGGCCGCTCGACGGGATACGGGCGGACCTGGCACTCGGCCCCGTCGAGGCGGCACGCCGGATCGGTGAGGGGCTGCTGCTGCTGGCGCCGCTGGGCGTCCTGCTCCCGATGGCCGGAGGCAGACTGCTGGTCTCCCCCTGGGCCTCACTCGCGCGGACCGTCGCGGCGGGAGCCCTGATCTCGATGGCCATCGAACTGGGACAGACGGGCGTACCGGGCCAGGTCGTCGACGTGGACTCGCTGTTGCTGAACACCACGGGCGTCGCGCTCGCGCATCTGCTGGTCGTTCCGGTGTCCCGGGCGAGGCTGCGCCGCGGCAACCGGGCGGGGGCCGGGGACCTGACGCGGATCGGTAACGAGACCTGGGCCCTCAGGAGCGAGGCCCCTCAGGGGCCGACCCCGACGATTTCCAGGGTCGGCATCGCCCCGTAGAGCGACGCTTTGCACCCCTTCGCGGAGCCACTATGGAGGTACCGGGAGCACGACGGAGCTGCTCCCCGCAACGGTTCGCGAAGGAGCCCACCATGGCCGCACTTGCCCGCCCCCGTGACGGACGCATGATCGGTGGAGTGTGCGCAGCGCTGGCACGGCGCTTCGGCACCTCCGCAGGGACGATGCGCGTCATCTTCCTGGTCTCGTGCCTGCTTCCCGGCCCCCAGTTCCTGCTGTACCTGGCGCTGTGGATGCTGCTGCCGTCGGAGAAGCCCTCGTCCGCGCCGGCCTGGTGACCGGCGGCACCACGGGGAGGACGCACGGGGAGAACAACTGTGGGGCGCGCACCCGGTCCGGGTGCGCGCCCCACAGTGCGTCGACGGTGTTGCTCAGCGGCCGAGGGGCAGGAGACCGGTCAGCCCGCCGGCGGGCATGCCGCCGAGCAGGTTGTTGCCCTGCGTCTTGACCGCGTGGCCCCCCTGCTGCTGGTCGAGGAGGCCACCCGCGGCCTTCTGGACGGCAGGCAGGGCGTCGACCACGGAGTCGAGTGCGATGTTCTGGGGCAGCATGCCGGCCGCCGAGTCGACGGGCAGCGCGACGGCGGAGGCACTGCCCGCACCGGCGGCGGCGAAAGCGGCACCGAGAG from Streptomyces sp. B1I3 includes:
- a CDS encoding VanZ family protein, giving the protein MHVRQSPDGRAVIHFRATGALLLLAHLLFVGWLTLRPLDVPWMTAANLRPLDGIRADLALGPVEAARRIGEGLLLLAPLGVLLPMAGGRLLVSPWASLARTVAAGALISMAIELGQTGVPGQVVDVDSLLLNTTGVALAHLLVVPVSRARLRRGNRAGAGDLTRIGNETWALRSEAPQGPTPTISRVGIAP
- a CDS encoding HAMP domain-containing sensor histidine kinase — translated: MSGSAKRSILAGLRWTSLRMRLLVVFALVALTAAVSASGIAYWLNREAVLTRTQDTALGDFRRQMQTRAASLPLEPTADDLRGAAEQMASSGPGYHVLLIGTRDAKPVVGSSDIDAFTKQDVPVSLQKQVGKKQPLTSGNTDEYHLFWQRTTIGGTPYLVAGTRIIGGGPAGYMLKSLDQERQDLNSLAWSLGIATALALVGSALLAQAAATTVLRPVQRLGDAARKLGEGKLDTRLVVSGTDELADLSRTFNKTASSLEKKVADMSAREESSRRFVADMSHELRTPLTAITAVAEVLEDEADSLDPMIAPAVHLVVSETRRLNDLVENLMEVTRFDAGTARLVLDTVDVADQVTACIDARAWLDAVDLDAERGMMVRLDPRRLDVILANLIGNALKHGGSPVRVSVRTDDDELVIEVRDHGPGIPEEVLPHVFDRFYKASASRPRSEGSGLGLSIAMENAHIHGGDITASNSPDGDGAVFVLRLPRDAERLTGAPGDADPDRSEKGDVE
- a CDS encoding PspC domain-containing protein, with amino-acid sequence MAALARPRDGRMIGGVCAALARRFGTSAGTMRVIFLVSCLLPGPQFLLYLALWMLLPSEKPSSAPAW
- a CDS encoding uridine kinase, yielding MLDTNRTSRGSPARVNASHFCSVSSQPIPTRVVLLAGPSGSGKSSLAARTGLPVLRLDDFYKEGNDPTLPLVTGSTDIDWDSALSWDADAAVGAIAELCRTGRTDVPVYDIATSSRTGREALDMERTPLFIAEGIFAADIVTRCQELGLLADALCLRGRPSTTFRRRLLRDLREGRKSVPFLLRRGWRLMRAERRIVARQAALGAYPCGRQEALGRLAAAAAGRCRRAPSAAA
- a CDS encoding SigE family RNA polymerase sigma factor — its product is MNALHSTTTSAVVTRLHDVGRSQEKSGGANRRGCVRGAGRQHPSYLTMVDAPTGENGGSGTGAYGEVTGERKPLERTEDAEAAFTAYVQERRASLYATAYHLTGDRFEAEDLLQSALFSTYRAWDRISDKAAVGGYLRRTMTNLHISAWRRRKLNEYPTEELPETVGDTDAMRGTELRAVLWQALARLPELQRTMLVLRYYEGRTDPEIASILGISVGTVKSSIWRSLRRLREDEVLSFGRDEEESFGELVA
- the afsQ1 gene encoding two-component system response regulator AfsQ1 — protein: MPFLLLIEDDDAIRTALELSLSRQGHRVAAAATGEDGLELLREQRPDLVVLDVMLPGIDGFEVCRRIRRTDQLPIILLTARSDDIDVVVGLESGADDYVVKPVQGRVLDARIRAVLRRGERESTDSATFGSVVIDRSAMTVTKNGEDLQLTPTELRLLLELSRRPGQALSRQQLLRLVWEHDYLGDSRLVDACVQRLRAKVEDVPSSPTLIRTVRGVGYRLDSPQ